Proteins encoded in a region of the Limanda limanda chromosome 17, fLimLim1.1, whole genome shotgun sequence genome:
- the alkbh7 gene encoding alpha-ketoglutarate-dependent dioxygenase alkB homolog 7, mitochondrial, whose amino-acid sequence MKLLLSVWTRLHRPPPLPGARLGSARLGSGAADEALIRGSSPRAAADEALIRGSSPELLRALGSQVEVKTAFITEEEEAALLGELEPGLRKKRYEFSHWDDAIHGYRETERVRWGEACEEVLSRVRSVAFPEGCSLLGPVHVLDLDKTGYIKPHIDSVKFCGSTIAGLSLLSGSVMRLVREDAKNHWLDLLLPRRSLYILRDQARFSFTHEILKDEESVFDGERVPRQRRISVICRNLPD is encoded by the exons atgaagctgctgctgtcggTGTGGACTCGTCTCCACAGaccgccccccctccccggaGCTCGACTCGgttcggctcggctcggctccgGGGCCGCGGACGAGGCTCTGATCCGGGGCTCCAGCCCGCGAGCTGCCGCGGACGAGGCTCTGATCCGGGGCTCCAGCCCGGAGCTGCTGCGGGCTCTCGGCTcgcaggtggaggtgaagacgGCCTTCAtcaccgaggaggaggaggctgctctcctgggggagctggagcccgGACTCCGGAAGAAACGATACGAGTTCAGCCACTGGGACGAT GCTATTCACGGCTACCGGGAGACTGAGCGCGTGAGGTGGGGGGAAGCGTGCGAGGAGGTCCTGAGTCGTGTCCGGTCCGTTGCATTTCCGGAGGGCTGTTCGCTCCTCGGGCCCGTGCACGTTCTGGATCTGGACAAGACTGGCTACATCAAGCCGCACATCGACAGCGTCAAG TTTTGTGGCAGCACCATTGCTGGGTTGAGTCTTCTGTCGGGCAGCGTCATGCGCTTGGTGAGGGAGGATGCAAAGAACCACTGGCTGGACCTTCTGTTGCCCCGACGCTCACTCTATATACTCAG GGACCAGGCCCGATTTAGCTTCACTCATGAGATCCTGAAAGATGAAGAGTCTGTGTTCGATGGAGAGAGAGTTCCTCGGCAGCGACGCATCTCTGTCATCTGTCGAAACCTTCCAGACTGA
- the LOC133023419 gene encoding GDP-L-fucose synthase-like, which produces MASESNAQPKRVLVTGASGLIGKAIEHVVLNEGGKLEGEEWFFISTKDGDLRDVGQTKAVFEKHQPTHVIHLAAKVGGLFLHLRENLQFLRENVKIDDNVLHTAHEMDVTKVVSCLSNCIFPDKITYPIDETMVHEGPPHQSNYGYAYAKRMIDIRNRAYFQQYGRCFTSVIPTNVFGPHDNFTAENGHVLSAVIGKTYKAKLDGTQMNMCGSGKARRQFIYSLDMARVIIWVMREYKEVEPLIISVGAEEEISIKEAVEMVAECLDFKGKIEYDNTMSDGQLKKTANIAKLRGYLPDFAFTPVREAIKMTCDWFVENYNTANK; this is translated from the exons ATGGCCTCAGAGAGCAACGCACAGCCCAAACGTGTCCTGGTGACCGGTGCATCTGGGCTCATCGGCAAAGCCATCGAGCATGTGGTGCTAAATGAAGGTGGAAAACTTGAGGGAGAAGAGTGGTTCTTCATCTCTACTAAGGATGGAGATCTAAG GGATGTTGGACAGACCAAGGCTGTGTTTGAGAAGCATCAACCCACTCATGTCATCCACCTTGCTGCCAAAGTGGGAGGACTCTTTTTACACTTGAGGGAGAACCTTCAGTTTCTG AGGGAAAACGTGAAGATCGATGACAATGTACTGCACACAGCCCATGAGATGGACGTCACCAAGGTCGTGTCTTGCCTGTCAAATTGTATCTTCCCTGACAAAATTACATATCCCATCGACGAGACCATG GTTCACGAGGGGCCACCTCATCAGTCCAACTATGGATACGCATATGCTAAAAGAATGATAGACATTAGAAACAG GGCATACTTTCAGCAGTATGGACGCTGTTTCACATCGGTTATCCCGACCAATGTGTTCGGGCCCCATGACAACTTCACTGCAGAAAATGGCCATGTGCTGTCAGCCGTCATTGGCAAGACTTACAAAGCCAAAC tgGATGGAACTCAGATGAACATGTGTGGCTCTGGAAAGGCTCGTAGGCAGTTCATCTATTCTCTG GACATGGCTCGTGTAATAATTTGGGTCATGAGAGAATATAAAGAGGTCGAGCCTCTTATCATCTCTG TGGGGGCGGAAGAGGAGATCTCCATCAAAGAGGCCGTCGAGATGGTAGCAGAGTGTTTGGACTTCAAGGGCAAAATAGAG TACGACAACACCATGTCTGACGGCCAATTGAAGAAAACGGCCAACATCGCCAAGCTGAGAGGCTACCTTCCTGACTTCGCCTTCACACCCGTTAGAGAAG CCATAAAGATGACCTGCGACTGGTTCGTGGAGAACtacaacactgcaaacaaataa